The Gloeobacter morelensis MG652769 genome contains the following window.
CCGGTGGCGGCGGCGGTGTCGGAGAAAAAGCGTACCCCGCCGGCGGCTTTGGCGGTGAACTGGTTGTTGGCACTGGCGACGATGCAGGTGCTGTCGCCGTTCCAGACGAAGCTGCCTTCCATAGACGCGCTTGCGCAGCGTCCGGCAGCGAAGCTGTAGTTGCCTGAAGCGGTGTTGGAATGGCCACCGGGGACGGTGGCGTAGGAGCCGATAGCATCGTTGTAGTATCCCCCGCCCACGGTGGAAGAGTTACCGGAGGCGAGGTTGCCGACTCCCCCGCCCACGGTGGAGGAGGAGCCGGTGGCGTCGTTGTAGTTTCCGCCGCCGATGGTGGCGTTGCCGCCGCTGGCGTAGTTGTCGAATCCGCCGCCGACGGTGGTGGAAGAGCCGACAGCATCGTTGTATCGTCCACCGGCAATGCTGCCGTACACGCCGGTGGCGTAGTTGTAGATCCCCCCGCCCACGCTGCTGTAGCTTCCGGAGGCGATGTTGCTGTACCCCCCGCCCACGGTGGCATAGAATTTGTCGCTTGTAGTCCCGGTGTTGTCGCCGGCCCGGTTGTTGCCGCCGCCCGACACGGTGCCCCAGTCGTCTGTTACAAGGTTGAAGGCGGCACCGGTCGAACCGCCGCCCCCGATCGTCCCTCCCTGCACCCCGGCGGTGACTGAATTGTTTGCACCGTTGTGGACGACGTTGGGAACCGTCTGGGCGTAAGCTGCGCTGCTTGCGAAGGTGAGCAACGCCGCCGCACAAACATTGCACGCGAGTTTGCGTTTCATGTGGGTAGATTCTCCATACGATGATTTTTCGATTGCCAACACAATCAAACCGGCGCTCTGAGCCGAGCCAGGGGCTGTGTGGCCTCGTTTTGCAGACAAAAGGCCAAACATTGCCCTCAACAAACCGCTCGGCAGAACACCGATCGCCACCTCCGGGTTTGTAAAACCTGGGGGTCTACTGACCCAATATCCGGTGGGTCCTTCAGGATTTAGCGGTTTGTTTTTTTCACAGCCCCTAAACTGACGTCAGTTCGGGTTAAGCATTGAGCTGGTCGGCATCAGACGCCACCGACGGCTTGTTCGGTTTGTGGCAGTAGGCAATCAACCCACACACCAGGTTCACCAAAAAATTCACTTCGCTGCGATGGCGGGTGTGCTCTATCTGCGAAATGTTCTTCAACTGGTCATTGATTGCTTCGATGATCCCGCGCTTGCGCAACAGCAGTTTGTCCGTCATCACCATCAGCCGATTGGTCATCTTGCGCCGCAACTTGGTGATCAGCGCCATGCCCAGCTCCTCGCGCAATTGCCTGCCAAGCTTGCTGCTGATGTAGCCGCGGTCGCCAAACACTTTGCCGTGCAAGTCTTTGAGCAGTTCAGGCACAGGCTTGCGATCGTCAGTGTTCCCAGCCGTCACGCTCATCGCCAGCAATTCGCCGCGCTCATTGACCACCAAGTGCAGCTTGAAGCCGTAAAACCAGCCCACCGAGCTTTTGCCCCAGGCGGCCAGACCGACAAAGACTTTGTGGGCGTGGACGCGGCGCACATGGCAGACGGCAAGTGGAGTCGAATCGATAAAACTGATGCCGGTGCAGGGGCCAAAACAGTGGCGCAGGTAGGCACTGAGCGGCATAAGGGTAGAGGGCATCCACTCGACGAAGCGCGCGTAGCTGACCAGTCCAGGAAAAGCGCTTCGCCAGTAAGCGCAGACCATTTCGGTGTAGAAGGCCTTGAAGTGGCGGTAGGCGGATTGGTGAAAAGCAATCAGAATCGTCAGGATTTCGCTGAGGCAGAGTCGGCGTGGCCGTCGCCTGTGTCGCAGGCCATCGTCGAGCAATTGTTGCTGCCAGAGCGGTTCGAAGCGTTGGCAGAAGTCATCGACATGGCAAAAGAGCGCTTCTAGACTGGGCATAGCGAGCGGTCCGTGGCTTGTGATGTGCTAATCCCAGCCTAGGCGGACCGCCTTTCCTTATCCCGAACTGACGTTAAACTGGGGCACGCGCCTCGGATATGTCAGGGTGAGTGCGCTGCATACCCTTTGCCTGGCCAATTCTAGGTACCTGCACAACCTCAAGCCCACTTGCCGGAGTCTTTTCGATGCATCCCCGGTTCTTCTCGTCGCCCCCACCGACCCTTGGCCAAAGACTGCACACCCTGGCTGTCCAACTGCAACCGGTGCTGCGCCGGTGGCGACAGATTGCCTGCGACGGGTCGGTGGCTGCGGCTGCGCGCCGCGCTTTGCTGCGCGATCTCGACAAAGAGGCCCGCCAGGCCAATCGCGCCGAGTTTTTGCAACTTGTCGAGCGATTGTGCCGCGGCTATTGCAGCCGCAAGAAAGTCGGCTCCCATCCGGCTTTTGACCTGGAATTATTTGTCGAAGAAGTCAAGGTACTGGCACTGTCGCGGCTGGAGGAATTTGATCCCGCCTATCCCTTTCACGGCTGGTTTACAAGCTATATCTTGCTGCCGGTGTACAAAAGCCTCGGCCGCAGCGTCGTGGTCACCTGGGAGAACCGCACTCCCAGAACAGAGCAGGGGCGCTTCGCGCGCTGGCAGGCCCAGCAACTGCTCAGTGCCCGGTCGATGGCCGGTCCGTTCTACGCCGAAAATCACCAAGAGGAGTATCTGGCTATGGCGGAATGGGTGCCCGACCCAAAGGCCCTTCCGGAGGACGAACTGCTCGAACAACATTGCCGCGAGCGCTTCGTGGAGGCGCTGAAAAGCTTGAACGAATCCGAGCAGACGCTGCTGACGCGCATCTGCCTGCGCGGCGAATTGCAAAAGGAAGTGGCCCGCTCGGTAGGTCTGACACCAGGACGGATCAGTCAAAAACTCAAGCACATCTACGAAAAACTGGCCCGCGAACTCGGTGAACACTTCCGTCACGACTGTGGCCAGACCAGCTTCTGCCGGGAATGGCAGAGCGCAGATGTGCTCCTGGATTCGGCCGGGCAGTCCGCCGGTTGTGAAGCGCGCCTGGCGCGGGCGATCCCGGCGCTCGTACGCCAAAGCGGCTGGGGCGGCGCCATCCACAATCGCGGCCTGCCGGTGGAGAATGTGCAGGAGCAGGCCCTGCTCGATGCCCTCTTTGACCAACCGGCGGCGGGCGCCGCTTTCGATCCGAGAGGATGGCTGCTGGCGGCGGCAGTGGGAGTGGCAGCGGTGGTGATGGTTGGGGTCGGTGAGGACCGTCCAAGGCCGACAGCACCGACCCCAACCATAGCCCAGCGCAATCGGTCGGCACCATCCGAGCTCTCGCCTGCCCTGAAGCCACAGGCTTTGCCCCCCGCTGCCCGCCGGGCCGTTCCTCCCAGCGGCGCTTCCACCCGGCCGCAGGTACATCCTGACGGTGCGCAGCGCAAAACGCCCCGGCTGCCCGAGCAGCTTGCCGCCGCCCCCGCCCGGCCACAGCCGCCACAGGTGCCCGCTGCCCTGCCGGAAGTACTTACCCGGGAGTTGCCCGCCGCCGACACCCGGCAGGCAAAGGCCTACACCGAGCGGCTGTGTGCCAGTTTGAACGCCGCAAATCTCCTGGAGCAACCGCCGCCGGGCTTCGCGCTCCTGGAGGTGGTCCTTGCCGTGCGCGCCGGCAAAGTCGAACTGCAAGCAGACTCCACCCGTGCAATCGACCCCGACGACGCGGCGCAGGAGACGCTCTGGCGCGAGGCCCTGCGCCGCGTCGCCGGCGGGGAACTGCCGCTGTGGCCCCAGGCGGTCAACGCCACAGTGCATTACTATGTCAGCCTCGACGTAGATCAGCGCAAGTGGACCTGTCAGCCGGTGTCACCGTAGCTTCGCCGGCACACAGTGCCGTCCACGCGCGAATGAGGGGCAACAAGATGACACATGGACATCTGCGAATCGCCCGGCACCTGCTGACGGCGTTGTTGCTGTCAGCAACGGGCGGCGCTGTCGGGACAGGGATTCGGGCGCAACCGCAGGAGCCTACCGAGGTGCAACAGCTGCGCGAACAAGCCGGGCAGTTCGAGAAAGCCGGACAGTATCGCCAGGCGATCGAAAGCCTGCAGCGCGTGGTATCTGTGCAGCAGCAGACCCCGGATCCCCTGCCGGAGTTGATGGCTGCAAGCCTGAGGCAGCTGGCGAACTTGCATCGCCTGATGGGGGAGTACAACCAGGCAGAAACGTTCGTTCGTCAGGCGGTGGCACTGTGCGAACGGCAGCTGAAGCCGGGGCATCCCGAGGCGGCTGCAGGCTTCTATGTCCTGGCGCTGGTGCACCGCGACCGGGGGGATTACTTGCAGGCGGAGCCGTTGTTGCAGCGCGCTCTGGCTGAGCGCGAACGGGCCTTTGGAGCACAACATCCGGAGGTGGCCAGAACCCTCAACAGTTTGGCCAACCTGTACGCCGAACAGGGCGCCTACCGGCAGGCGGAGCCACTCTACCGGCGCACCCTCGCCATCTGGGAGCAACAGCACGGCCGCAGCCATCCGCAGGTGGCAAGCACCCTTGTCAATCTGGCGCTTCTGTATAGCGAACAGGGCGCCTACCGGCAGGCGGAGCCGCTTTACCGGCGCGCCCTCGCCATCGGCGAGCAAAAACTGGGGCCGCAGCACCCGAGTGTAGGCGTGACCTTGCAAAACCTCGCCATCCTCGCAGCAGAACAGGGCAACCCTCAGGAGGCAGAGACGTTGTTTCGGCGCGCCCTGGCCATCGGCGAGCAGACCTTTGGCCCTGAACATCCGACTGTGGCTGCCGTCCTGGGGAATCTGGCCGACTTGCAGGCCCAGCAGGGTGACTTGGAGCAGGCGGAGCCGCTTTACCGGCGCGCCCTCGCCATCGGCGAGCAAAAACTGGGGCCGCAGCACCCTTTTGTCGCCGACACCCTTGGCAATCTGGCCCGGCTTTGTGCCCAAAAAGGCGACGACCGACAGGCCGAAGCGCTGTTTGAGCGGGCGGTTGCCATCTGGAAGAAGACTTCCGATCTGCGCCAGCCCAAAGCCGCCCGGCTGCTGGCCGACCAGGCGATCTTCCTGGCAGCCCAAAACCGACTGGCGGCGGCGGTTGAATCGATGCATACCAGTCTTGAGCTACAGGAGGCGAACGCTGCGCTCAACCTGGCGGTAGGCTCCGAAAACCGGAAGCGGGACTATCTCGCCCTGCTGCAGCAGACCACCGACATTGCCCTGTGGCTGCATCTGCACAGGGCCCCTGCCGATCGCGCGGCGGCCCGCCTCGCCCTAGATACGCTGCTTCGTCGCAAAGCGCGCCTGCTCGATATACTCAGCGACGAACTGCATACTTTGCGCCGCCGCTTAAACACCGGCGACCGGCAACTGTTCGACGCCCTGGCCGACACCCGCCGCCGCCTGGCCGGTCTGATCTTTCGCGGCCCCGGCACGGAGTTGCCCGAACCATACCGGGACACAGTCAAAGCGCTGGCCCGGCAGATCGATACTCTCGAAAGCCAGCTTGCCGAGCGCAGCGCCGCCTTCCGCTCCCACAAACAGAGTGCCGCCGTCACCGTCGATACCGTCGCCAAGGCAATCCCTGCCGGGGCCGTCCTTATCGAACTGGCCGTCTACCGACCCGTTGATCCCCAGGCCGCCCAGAGTATGCGCTTCGGCGCCCCGCGCTACGCTGCCTACCTGTTGAGCGGCGACGGCGCTTTTCAGGCGGTGGACCTGGGCGCGGTTGCACCCGTCGATGGGTTGGTTCGCCCCCTGCGCCAGTTCCTGGGCGACCCGCAGGTGCCGGTCGCCCAGGTGCGCCGGATTGCCCGCCAGTTGCACCGACGGCTGATGCAGCCAGTTGTGGAGCGCCTGCCGTCCGGCACACGGCATCTGCTGCTCTCGGCGGACGGTACCCTCCACTTGCTCCCCTTCGCCGCCCTCCTCGACGAACGCAATCGCTATCTGGTCGAAGATTTCGCCATTGGCTATCTCGATTCCGGGCGCGAGCTGCTGCGCCTGGGTTCCGGACAACCGCTCAGCCGTCAGCCGCCCCTCATCCTCGCCGACCCGGACTACCGGCGCACCGGCTTGGCAAGTGCCCGCCGCACTAAAGGTTCCGCCCGCACGGTGCCTGCCTTGCGCTCGGTGGATCTCTTCCGGTTGCCGCCGTTGCCGCCGCTGCCGGGTACGGGCCGCGAAGCGCGCAAGCTGGCCAGTTTGCTGCCGGACGCCCGGGTGCTGACCGGCCGTCGCGCCACCGAAAATATCCTCAAGCAAACCCCGGCGCCGCGCATCCTGCACCTGGCCACCCACGGCTTTTTCCTGGATGCGGTGACCATATCCGGCCAGGCTCCCCCGGCCGTCGTTTCCGAAAATCCGTTGCTGCGCTCAGGGCTGGCCATGGCCGGATTCGATGCGCGCAGCAGCGCAGAGGAGGACGGGGTGCTCACCGCCTTGGAAGTCTCCAGTCTGGATCTGCAGGGCACGGCTCTGGTGGTGTTGTCCGCCTGCGACACCGGTCTAGGTCAGGTGCAGGCTGGCGAAGGGGTCTACGGTCTGCGGCGGGCCTTTGCCCTGGCAGGGGCGCAAAGCCAGTTGGTCAGCCTCTGGAAAGTCGAAGACCAGGCCACTTTGCATCTGATGGAGGCATACTACAGTGCGCTGCACAACGGGCTGGGACGGAGCGAGGCATTAAGACGTGCACAATTACAGTTGCGCGCCGAGCGTCGGCTGGAGCATCCGTTCTATTGGGCGGGTTTCATCCCGTCGGGAGACTGGCGCCCCCTGCCACCGACCCGGCGCACCACCCAAGCGATGAAACGCAGTAGCCCCCTCACCGGGGTGCGCCCTGGCACCTGAGACCTGTATACTGAGCACAATTTTTTGGAAACAGCCCATGGCTTCGACGTCCGGGGGCGGTCTGCGCCGTTCGTTAGGATTGATAGATGGCGCGGCGCTCATCGTCGGCATCACGATTGGCTCCGGTATCTTCGCAAGCCCCGGCCGGGTGGTCGAGCAGGTGGGCTCGGTGGGGATGGCGCTGGCCGTCTGGGTGGTGGGGGGCCTGCTGTCGCTGGCCGGGGCGCTGTGCTACGCCGAACTGGGGGCGGCGTTGCCGGTGGCCGGGGGCGAGTACGCCTACTTGAGCCGTACCCTCGGCCGGCCTTTGGGCTTCCTGTTCACCTGGACCCAGTTTTTTGTGATGAAGACCGGCTCCCAGGCGATTATCAGCATCGTCTTTGCAAGCTACCTGGGCAGCGTCCTCTTTGGCCTCGACCCGCGCGGGGCGGGCCTGGACGGCGACTGGCGCATCAAGGCGATCGCCGTCGCTACAATCTTGCTGCTCACAGCGGTCAACTGCCTGGGGGTGCGCCAGGGAGCGGTGGTGCAGGTGGTCTTCACGGCACTGAAACTGCTGGCCCTGGCCGGAATCATCGCCATGGGCCTTGCCGCCTTCTTCCAGGGCGGCAGCGCCCACTTTGCCGACCCGTTTGCCGGCTCGATCGCCGCGCCGAGTGCCTTTGGCCTCGCGATGATCACCTGCCTGTGGGCCTACGACGGCTGGAACAACCTCAATTACGTCAGTGAAGAATTGCGCGAGCCCGAGCGCAACCTGCCCCGGGCGATCGTCTTTGGCACCCTGGGGGTGATGGTGGTCTACGTGCTCGCCAACGTCGCCTACCTCTCGGCGCTCACCCCCGCCCAGATGGCAGGTTCCCGGGCCGTCGCCACCCACCTGGCGGTGCAGGTGATTGGGCCGATTGGCGGCGTCCTGGTGCCGATTGCCGTGGCAATTTCGACCTTTGGCAGCACCAACGGTTCGCTGATCACCGGGGCGCGCGTCTTTTACGCGGCGGCCCGCGACGGCCAGTTTCCGCGCTTTTTTGGCTACGTGAGTCCCCAGGCAGTGCCCGCCGCGGCGCTGGTGGCCCAGGGAGCGTGGGCGTCGATGCTGGTTTTGCCTGGCGACTTCGGCACCCTGGTCGATTACTTCGGCTTTGCCGCCTGGATGTTCTACGCCCTTGCGGTGGTCGGACTGATGATCCTGCGCGCCCAGGCGCCGGACCTGCCCCGTCCCTATAAAGTCCGGCCCTACCCGCTGGTACCTCTGGTGTTTCTCGCCGCCTCCGGTTTTCTCATCGTCAATTCGCTACTCACCACCCCCCAATCCTGGTTCGCCCTCGGCTTCATGGGTCTGGGTCTGGGGGTATACTTTCTGTTCTTCCGCGTCCCCAGGGTGGCGGTACCGACCACTTCGCAACAATAGACCTCTTGCATGAATAGCGAGTATGGGTCACAAGTGGGGTGGCGACCGTCCCGGTTCTATTGCAAGAATAATTTATGTTACAAATATCTGCAGAATATCTATCTGTTAGGCTGCAAGTCTGAACAGACTCTCAATGAACTTCACCTGCGATTGAATCACGCTTTTATCCACTCCTATTATTTGGCCTTTGCGGATCATGTTCATCACCTCATACCCTTGAATCGTTCGCCATGCCGTTCGTAATCTTTGAAATCCCAGTCCCGGCTTGGTCAGGCGTTTGATGCTTCGACGGTCTTGTTCAACTAGATTATTCAGATACTTCACTTGACGTAACTCACAGCTTTCCGGCAGCATGCCCTCGGCTTTTAGTTCTGTCATTGCCTTGGAATAAGCCGGATCTTGTCCACATTTATCACACGAGGAGTACTGCTATGGCTGGCTTTCAGGGCTTTTCGCAAGAAGCGCCTGGCGGCTTTGGCATCGCGCTTGGCCGTCAGCAAAAAGTCAGGGTGTTGCCTTCAGAATCGACCGCCCGGTACAGATAGCACCAGCGACCCTTGACCTTGATGTACGTCTCATCAACTTTCCAGGAGTCGTTCGTAGGCCGGAGATGCCTCCGGCACCGCTTGTCCAATTCGGGAGCGTAGCCCTGCACCTAACGATAAATAGTCGTGTGTTCGACGGACAGACCACGCTCGGCCACCGGTTCTTCCACCTGTCGATAGCTGAGGGGATACCGCAGATACAAGCGCGCGCACAGCACGATCAGCTCGGGCTGAAAATGTCACCACTTGAACAAGGCAGGCCGACGAGCAGGAGCGCGTTTGTCCATGAATGATCTTTGGGTGAGCTCCCCCACTCAAGCACGCCCAGTTTTTGCAACGGAGCCATTTCTTCCAACTTTCCGGCGTGTATCGCGGCGCTGTCGAAAACTCGTACCAAGCCATTGGATTCTGAGTCGTGAGCGATCCCTGGGCAGCGGTCGACCCCTCTTCTTGACTTGCCCAATCTGAACGCAGGCGATCACAAAAGAATACTTTACGAAACTTAAGATTAAAGGCGTTCTTTTCTCCAACAAAGTAGGCGCAGATGCTAAGAGTGTTGAATCGAAGGTCAAATCAATGAGCAACACAATCCAGATGGGCGACACAAGGATCATCGAGGGCAGATACTGCCGTGTTACCAGATCCGTTTTGCAAGTCACTGGAAATACATGCACCGCCAGTTTCGATCCCGACTGGATAGCCGTAGGTAGCAACGCCCCCGACGCTTCGCCTACAGACAAGTTGGCGTGGGCAATCGGCAACCACCCCGGCACCCATTTCCTGGGCATGCTCAAAACCGATGAGCAGCTCGAAGAGTGGGTGGCTTGCAAAGACGCCAGCATCCGCATCGCCAAATGCGTCGCTGCGGGCGGCCTTGCTAACCCTGACTTTGAGGAGGAGCTAAGAACTGGCGACCTAGACCCAAGCAAGCTGCGGCGATCCCAGTTGTCTGCTCGGCTTTACGTGGTCATGTGGAACTTGATCGAAGCCGACGAGCGACGCATCGTCGAGTCGATGAAGCTCAATTGGCATTGTCCCTTCGACAACGGGCTCGGTCTATTTAATACCCTGCTCAACCAGGATCTGGGACAAGATTTCGCCAATTGCCTGAAGCCCCGTCACGTGTTCAAGGCAAACGATCTCAAACGGAACGCCATGCTCAAGCGCAAATCGCACAAGGGCACATTGACCAAAGTCGAGAGGGCAGAGCTTTACCGGATCATCGACAGCCAGGTGCCCACCCCAAACTGGTGTGAACGCTTCGCGGACGTCTGTAACGCCCTCGCCCGCCGCGGCCACGCCCCAATCGCCACCGCTCTGGACGACTACGGTCGAGCCATCGCTGCTCTATCGGACACGCAGATCCGGGAGCAGTGCGGGCCGGCCAACAATGCCCGACGTCAACATTCCTACAGCTGGGTGAATGGGCGCAGACTGCAAGGCATACAACCCGGATGGAAAGGATAAGGGTAGTGGCAAAAGCTGAGAGATAGGAGGAAAACGGCGGAATCCTTCAGGTGGCCGCTCGGGTGCCCGAACCCGCTCGGCCAAGCATGCGGGCCAGCCTGTTGCCCAACCCCGCCAGGGCCATGACACCGGAGCGGTAATTGGCCATGTACTTGTTCTCGGCTTCGCGGAACTCCTCAGCTGTGATCTTGCCCTCCAAGTACTCCTTGGAAGCTTGACGCAGTTTCCTTTGGCGTTCCACTATGACGACGTTCTTGGACATACTTACACCGATACGGAGCCGATATCCCTGTCCTGTTTGAGTAAGGAGAGAGTTTCTCTTGAGTCAAGCTTACATGCGGCACCTCGATTTTGACAGCGGACATGGGGAGATTGAGTGCGGGAGGGCGCCCCGTTCGCTAAGCGATGAGCATGGCGGCTGCCAGCCGTTCGGCAATCGTTGACAGCAGTTCCTGGATTTGCTCCTTGTCGAAAGTAGAATTGTTGGGGCTGTCTACACAAAGGACGGCTATAGGCTCGCCGGCGGCATCGAGGACCGGTAAGCATATGAATGACCGGTAGCCTGGCTTCCTGCGCGGGTCGAAAAAGATGTAATCTTCGTCGTCTGCCAGCCACTGCCCGTTTCTCTCCAACATGTGGACCACGCGCACTTGCGGCGAGAGGAAAACTTTCGCGGCCACCCCTGGGCGAAAAGTCGGAGCCGGCGACGTCAGAGGAAAAACCGTCCTTTGAACGGTTTCGATCGGGACACGAGCCGTTCGCCACATGGCAAGAGCACCGCCACGGGCGGGGTCCGGGCGCAGCACAGAGATCCTTGTGGCTTCTTGCCCAAGCAGATCCAAGGTGTCCCGTAATAGCTCGTCGACGATGACGTCCAGGCGGGGTGTGTCTTGAGGTGCTGCAGTCTTCTCGCTGAGCAACCTTAGAAGGCTGTCGTCGAGTTTGTTGATAGACACGGCCTTGTCGGTGGCTTCCGTTTGCAGAAGCCAGACGTACAAAAACCACACGAGCGGGAAGCCAAGCAGGAGCAAGCTGGCTAAGGCAAGCTGCCACGTCTTCACACTCACGGTTTGTTCGAGAAAGCCTGGCAGTGTAAGGGCAATTGCGTCAAATCTATTTCCAACGAAGCCGGACCAAGCCGGTATGATCAACATGCCGGAAATCAAAGTGGCAAAGAACTTGAGCCAGTTGGGAGTTGCCTGCCACAGCTGTAGCAGTCGCTTGGGCATCATGCTATTGCTCAAAAACGGGAGTCAGCACAGTTTATCTTCTGCGTCCGAAGCGAACATCGCGCTCACCGGGAACCAGCAGAAGGTGGTTCGATCCCAGATTCCACGTTCAGAGGGTGACAATGGCACGCTGGTTATTTCCTGCATGATGGGCATGGGGGGGCAGATAGGCCAATCATCGGGACGAGCATGGCATGCACATCGCGCTTCAGGACCGGACGTCGGGCAACTGAGGCTAACATGCGATTTTTGAGTCTTCGCGCCGTCAATCGACATCGTCCTTCTCACCGGCAACATCCTCGCCGAACTCGCGTCGGCGCAGTTCGAAAGACTCTTCGCTGCGGCGACGCTCGGCCGCCGCTCTCTGCTCCAGCCTGCGGATATGCCGTTTGGCAAAGTCGCTTATCCGTTGGCGCGGATCAGTAAGCCATGCATCCATCTCCTTTTTCTTTTCCTCATAGGCTTCGACCAAGCCGAATTCACCACGCACGATGCCGGTTGAAGTGAGCGCACTTTCGATCTCACTCAGCAGTTGATCGTTCGGCTCAATGGCCTCGACAACCTGCTTACAAAGGCTATGAAGAAATGCCTCTCCCCTGTAAGTACTAAGTATTCGTACTACGAATTGCAGATCAGTGGCGCTGCCCGTCTGCACAAGCGCTGACAACGCTTGCTCAAACTCAGGCGAAAACTGCGGAAACACTGCCTTGAGCAACCATACACAACTGAAGGCGAACGCCCCCTCGGCCTCGCCATACCAACCTCTCACTGTTGACACGAGCTCGGGCGGGTTCTTCGATAGCAGGTCTGAAAGCCTATGCAACTTGATCGGCATATCGGCGTAGCCATCCGGTCGATCGCTTGGAGCCAGCCGCATCCGTTTGCCGAAGAAGTCGATCACTTTATCCGGCCATTTGGTTGCGATAGCCGCCAAAACCTCTTCCACCTCGTAGTCGTCAATCCTTGGGTGTTGGACGAGGCTTGCAAGCACCACGCCGGCCTGTTCGGCGGACAAAGCTTTGATAAGGGAGCTCTGATTCAGGCTAAGACGCAGCCCATACACCTTGACCCAGTGGGTGTCGTTCTTCTTCGCCAAAAATGCGAGCGCTGGAAGGAAAAGGCGATCAACCAAGCCGCCCGCGACTTCGTCGTGACGCGAGGCGGCAACCCCGACGAGATTGAGGACAGCAAGTGAGTCATCTCGCCCGATGGCCACCTGAAGTGCCTGATCGAGCAGCGCGCCATCAAGTGTCTTGTCAGATTGAAGGTACAAAGAGATCTGGCGGACGTAGCGCCCGTCACTCAGCCACTGTCGCAAAAGGGCTT
Protein-coding sequences here:
- a CDS encoding tail fiber domain-containing protein, whose product is MKRKLACNVCAAALLTFASSAAYAQTVPNVVHNGANNSVTAGVQGGTIGGGGSTGAAFNLVTDDWGTVSGGGNNRAGDNTGTTSDKFYATVGGGYSNIASGSYSSVGGGIYNYATGVYGSIAGGRYNDAVGSSTTVGGGFDNYASGGNATIGGGNYNDATGSSSTVGGGVGNLASGNSSTVGGGYYNDAIGSYATVPGGHSNTASGNYSFAAGRCASASMEGSFVWNGDSTCIVASANNQFTAKAAGGVRFFSDTAAATGVSLAAGSGSWASLSDRNHKANFAAVDGEQVLAKLAALPIGTWNYTGQDRSIRHIGPTAQDFAAAFEFGEDDRHINTVDADGVALSALQGLYRVVQRKDQQIAQLHAALQQQQEQLIALKSAQAALSGAVAAKLANLEHAFAYQQAHYRAQPSR
- a CDS encoding IS982 family transposase, with product MPSLEALFCHVDDFCQRFEPLWQQQLLDDGLRHRRRPRRLCLSEILTILIAFHQSAYRHFKAFYTEMVCAYWRSAFPGLVSYARFVEWMPSTLMPLSAYLRHCFGPCTGISFIDSTPLAVCHVRRVHAHKVFVGLAAWGKSSVGWFYGFKLHLVVNERGELLAMSVTAGNTDDRKPVPELLKDLHGKVFGDRGYISSKLGRQLREELGMALITKLRRKMTNRLMVMTDKLLLRKRGIIEAINDQLKNISQIEHTRHRSEVNFLVNLVCGLIAYCHKPNKPSVASDADQLNA
- a CDS encoding sigma-70 family RNA polymerase sigma factor, with the protein product MHPRFFSSPPPTLGQRLHTLAVQLQPVLRRWRQIACDGSVAAAARRALLRDLDKEARQANRAEFLQLVERLCRGYCSRKKVGSHPAFDLELFVEEVKVLALSRLEEFDPAYPFHGWFTSYILLPVYKSLGRSVVVTWENRTPRTEQGRFARWQAQQLLSARSMAGPFYAENHQEEYLAMAEWVPDPKALPEDELLEQHCRERFVEALKSLNESEQTLLTRICLRGELQKEVARSVGLTPGRISQKLKHIYEKLARELGEHFRHDCGQTSFCREWQSADVLLDSAGQSAGCEARLARAIPALVRQSGWGGAIHNRGLPVENVQEQALLDALFDQPAAGAAFDPRGWLLAAAVGVAAVVMVGVGEDRPRPTAPTPTIAQRNRSAPSELSPALKPQALPPAARRAVPPSGASTRPQVHPDGAQRKTPRLPEQLAAAPARPQPPQVPAALPEVLTRELPAADTRQAKAYTERLCASLNAANLLEQPPPGFALLEVVLAVRAGKVELQADSTRAIDPDDAAQETLWREALRRVAGGELPLWPQAVNATVHYYVSLDVDQRKWTCQPVSP
- a CDS encoding CHAT domain-containing tetratricopeptide repeat protein — protein: MTHGHLRIARHLLTALLLSATGGAVGTGIRAQPQEPTEVQQLREQAGQFEKAGQYRQAIESLQRVVSVQQQTPDPLPELMAASLRQLANLHRLMGEYNQAETFVRQAVALCERQLKPGHPEAAAGFYVLALVHRDRGDYLQAEPLLQRALAERERAFGAQHPEVARTLNSLANLYAEQGAYRQAEPLYRRTLAIWEQQHGRSHPQVASTLVNLALLYSEQGAYRQAEPLYRRALAIGEQKLGPQHPSVGVTLQNLAILAAEQGNPQEAETLFRRALAIGEQTFGPEHPTVAAVLGNLADLQAQQGDLEQAEPLYRRALAIGEQKLGPQHPFVADTLGNLARLCAQKGDDRQAEALFERAVAIWKKTSDLRQPKAARLLADQAIFLAAQNRLAAAVESMHTSLELQEANAALNLAVGSENRKRDYLALLQQTTDIALWLHLHRAPADRAAARLALDTLLRRKARLLDILSDELHTLRRRLNTGDRQLFDALADTRRRLAGLIFRGPGTELPEPYRDTVKALARQIDTLESQLAERSAAFRSHKQSAAVTVDTVAKAIPAGAVLIELAVYRPVDPQAAQSMRFGAPRYAAYLLSGDGAFQAVDLGAVAPVDGLVRPLRQFLGDPQVPVAQVRRIARQLHRRLMQPVVERLPSGTRHLLLSADGTLHLLPFAALLDERNRYLVEDFAIGYLDSGRELLRLGSGQPLSRQPPLILADPDYRRTGLASARRTKGSARTVPALRSVDLFRLPPLPPLPGTGREARKLASLLPDARVLTGRRATENILKQTPAPRILHLATHGFFLDAVTISGQAPPAVVSENPLLRSGLAMAGFDARSSAEEDGVLTALEVSSLDLQGTALVVLSACDTGLGQVQAGEGVYGLRRAFALAGAQSQLVSLWKVEDQATLHLMEAYYSALHNGLGRSEALRRAQLQLRAERRLEHPFYWAGFIPSGDWRPLPPTRRTTQAMKRSSPLTGVRPGT
- a CDS encoding amino acid permease, with the translated sequence MASTSGGGLRRSLGLIDGAALIVGITIGSGIFASPGRVVEQVGSVGMALAVWVVGGLLSLAGALCYAELGAALPVAGGEYAYLSRTLGRPLGFLFTWTQFFVMKTGSQAIISIVFASYLGSVLFGLDPRGAGLDGDWRIKAIAVATILLLTAVNCLGVRQGAVVQVVFTALKLLALAGIIAMGLAAFFQGGSAHFADPFAGSIAAPSAFGLAMITCLWAYDGWNNLNYVSEELREPERNLPRAIVFGTLGVMVVYVLANVAYLSALTPAQMAGSRAVATHLAVQVIGPIGGVLVPIAVAISTFGSTNGSLITGARVFYAAARDGQFPRFFGYVSPQAVPAAALVAQGAWASMLVLPGDFGTLVDYFGFAAWMFYALAVVGLMILRAQAPDLPRPYKVRPYPLVPLVFLAASGFLIVNSLLTTPQSWFALGFMGLGLGVYFLFFRVPRVAVPTTSQQ